In Tiliqua scincoides isolate rTilSci1 chromosome 1, rTilSci1.hap2, whole genome shotgun sequence, the following are encoded in one genomic region:
- the SIX2 gene encoding homeobox protein SIX2 isoform X1, which translates to MSLLPTFGFTQEQVACVCEVLQQGGNIERLGRFLWSLPACEHLHKNESVLKAKAVVAFHRGNFRELYKILESHQFSAHNHPKLQQLWLKAHYIEAEKLRGRPLGAVGKYRVRRKFPLPRSIWDGEETSYCFKEKSRSVLREWYAHNPYPSPREKRELAEATGLTTTQVSNWFKNRRQRDRAAEAKERYEENNENSSSNGHNPLSSSLNGNKAVLGSSEDEKTPSGTPDHSSSSPALLLNSNPGLPPLHGLGHPQGPSAIPVPSADPLHHHSLQDSILNSMSSNLVDLGS; encoded by the exons ATGTCGCTGCTGCCCACCTTCGGCTTCACGCAGGAGCAAGTGGCGTGCGTGTGCGAAGTGCTGCAGCAGGGCGGCAACATCGAGCGCCTGGGCCGCTTCCTGTGGTCGCTGCCGGCCTGCGAGCACCTGCACAAGAACGAGAGCGTGCTGAAGGCCAAGGCGGTGGTGGCCTTCCACCGGGGCAACTTCCGCGAGCTCTACAAGATCCTGGAGAGCCACCAGTTCTCGGCGCACAACCACCCcaagctgcagcagctctggcTCAAGGCGCACTACATCGAGGCCGAGAAGCTGCGGGGGCGCCCCCTGGGGGCGGTGGGCAAGTACCGGGTGCGGCGCAAGTTCCCGCTGCCCCGCTCCATCTGGGACGGCGAGGAGACCAGCTACTGCTTCAAGGAGAAGAGCCGCAGCGTGCTGCGCGAGTGGTACGCCCACAACCCCTACCCGTCCCCCCGCGAGAAGAGGGAGCTGGCCGAGGCCACCGGCCTCACCACCACCCAGGTCAGCAACTGGTTCAAGAACCGCCGGCAGCGCGACCGGGCCGCCGAGGCCAAGGAGAGGTACGA GGAAAACAACGAAAACTCCAGTTCCAACGGCCACaaccccctttcctcctccctgaaTGGCAATAAGGCGGTTTTGGGCAGCTCTGAAGACGAGAAAACCCCCTCAGGGACCCCGGATCACTCTTCCTCCAGCCCGGCTTTACTGCTCAATTCGAACCCAGGGTTACCGCCGCTCCATGGCTTGGGCCACCCGCAGGGTCCTAGCGCCATTCCGGTGCCCAGTGCGGACCCTCTGCACCACCACAGTTTGCAAGACTCTATCCTCAACTCCATGTCCTCCAACTTGGTGGATCTCGGCTCCTAA
- the SIX2 gene encoding homeobox protein SIX2 isoform X2, which produces MSLLPTFGFTQEQVACVCEVLQQGGNIERLGRFLWSLPACEHLHKNESVLKAKAVVAFHRGNFRELYKILESHQFSAHNHPKLQQLWLKAHYIEAEKLRGRPLGAVGKYRVRRKFPLPRSIWDGEETSYCFKEKSRSVLREWYAHNPYPSPREKRELAEATGLTTTQVSNWFKNRRQRDRAAEAKERENNENSSSNGHNPLSSSLNGNKAVLGSSEDEKTPSGTPDHSSSSPALLLNSNPGLPPLHGLGHPQGPSAIPVPSADPLHHHSLQDSILNSMSSNLVDLGS; this is translated from the exons ATGTCGCTGCTGCCCACCTTCGGCTTCACGCAGGAGCAAGTGGCGTGCGTGTGCGAAGTGCTGCAGCAGGGCGGCAACATCGAGCGCCTGGGCCGCTTCCTGTGGTCGCTGCCGGCCTGCGAGCACCTGCACAAGAACGAGAGCGTGCTGAAGGCCAAGGCGGTGGTGGCCTTCCACCGGGGCAACTTCCGCGAGCTCTACAAGATCCTGGAGAGCCACCAGTTCTCGGCGCACAACCACCCcaagctgcagcagctctggcTCAAGGCGCACTACATCGAGGCCGAGAAGCTGCGGGGGCGCCCCCTGGGGGCGGTGGGCAAGTACCGGGTGCGGCGCAAGTTCCCGCTGCCCCGCTCCATCTGGGACGGCGAGGAGACCAGCTACTGCTTCAAGGAGAAGAGCCGCAGCGTGCTGCGCGAGTGGTACGCCCACAACCCCTACCCGTCCCCCCGCGAGAAGAGGGAGCTGGCCGAGGCCACCGGCCTCACCACCACCCAGGTCAGCAACTGGTTCAAGAACCGCCGGCAGCGCGACCGGGCCGCCGAGGCCAAGGAGAG GGAAAACAACGAAAACTCCAGTTCCAACGGCCACaaccccctttcctcctccctgaaTGGCAATAAGGCGGTTTTGGGCAGCTCTGAAGACGAGAAAACCCCCTCAGGGACCCCGGATCACTCTTCCTCCAGCCCGGCTTTACTGCTCAATTCGAACCCAGGGTTACCGCCGCTCCATGGCTTGGGCCACCCGCAGGGTCCTAGCGCCATTCCGGTGCCCAGTGCGGACCCTCTGCACCACCACAGTTTGCAAGACTCTATCCTCAACTCCATGTCCTCCAACTTGGTGGATCTCGGCTCCTAA